The genomic segment TGGCGGCTTTTATCCGTTTATGCAGCAGCCGGTGTCCTCTCTAGCAGACCATCCGCTGGGCATTCATGATATTTTCGATATAGATGGGCCAGCCATGGAGAAACTGCTGCTGTCACTGGAAGCGGAAACGGCAATGGTCGAGCTCGCCGAGCGCTTCATTAAGCCGAAGCTGCCTGAACAGGACGAGTCGGTCACGCTCATTAATCAGATGGTTGATTGGATTATGGCCGAGCGTAGCGTTACTAAGGTCGATCAGCTATGCGAGGCTTTTCATATGAACAAAAGAACGCTTCAGCGTCTATTTGATCAATATGTCGGCGTTACGCCAAAATGGGTCATTCAGCTGTACCGGCTGCAAAATGCCGCTGAAACGCTGGATCGCAGCCCAAGCCATGACTGGACGCAGCTGTCGCTAGAGCTTGGCTACCACGATCAATCGCATTTTATTAAAGATTTTAAAGCTGTTGTCGGCGTTACGCCGCAGGAATACGTCCGTAAATAGCAAAGAGACAGCCCCTATGCTACGGGGAGCTGTCTCTTTGCTTTTATTTCTAATGAGGCTTGAAAGCCGGCACTCGCTTATACTTTGAATCTGCTGATTTTATCCTGAAGCTCCTCAGCCATGCTGGACAATGATGCCGCCGAGGAAGCAATTTCCTCCATCGAAGCAAGCTGCTCCTGTGTCGCTGCGGACACATTATGCGCGCCGCCCGAAGCTTCCTCCGCAATATGCGAAATTTGCTTCACGAAGCCGACAACCTCATCCGTGCTTGCCGCCATTTGCTCGGCACTAGCCGAAACCTCTTGGATTTCGCCAGCTACCTTGTTAACGGCATCCAAAATTTGTTCGAAGGCTTCTCCAGCATTCGTCACAACCGCGATACCTTGCGATACCTCTTGTTTGTTCATCGTTACAGCTTGGACTGCATTAATCGTGTCCTTCTGAATAACGCTGACCAGTCCGGTAATTTGCATAGCCGAAGCGGATGATTGCTCCGCCAGCTTGCGGACTTCATCTGCTACGACTGCAAAACCGCGACCGTGATCGCCTGCTCTTGCCGCTTCAATCGCCGCATTCAGAGCAAGCAAATTAGTTTGCGTTGCAATGGCGGTAATAACATCGGTAATTTTGCCAATCTCATCCGAACGCTCGCCAAGACCAGTAACCAGCTCAGCAAGCGAGGAAATCGAGCGCTGAATGGAGTCCATTTGCACAACGGCCTGCTGAATCGTCCGGTTTCCTTCTGACGATTGGGTAGCCGCATCAAGAGCCGAGGTAGATACGCTTTGCGCACGCAACGCGATCTGCTCGACGCCAATCGACATTTCGTCGATCGCTTGGGAAGAGCGCTTCACCATTTCAACCTGCTCGCTAGTTCCGACAGCCAGTTCCTCGACCGTTTCGGAAATTTGCTCCGACGCCTTGCTGTTCTGGTCAGCGCTTGCCATCAGCTCCTCAGAGGAAGCAGCAACGAGTGAAGAGGTCATGGAAACGGAATGAATGACTTCACGCAAGCTGTGGGTCATTGCATTAAAGGATTTAGCCAAATCGCCGATTTCATCGCGGTTTTTAATGACGATTGTCTCTCCGGTCAGATCGCCTTGGGCAATTTGCTCCGCTGCTCTGCTTACTTTCTGTACAGACCTGGATACCATTTGCGCAATCAAGACTGCAATAGCCAGCGCCAGAATTACAGCTAAGATGACTACAGCTATAATGGTATTCGTGCTTGTCATAGCCAAGTCGACCGACTGATCTGCAGCACTTTTCGATCCTTCGATGCCCAGATTGATCATTTTGGTAATATTATCATTGGCTGTATACCAGAGCGGGTAAGCTGTTGCATGGAGCTCGCTTGCCCTTTCAAAGTTATTTTCTTTGCCATATGCGATAAACTCCGGCATTTTAGCCAAATAGAGATCCAGGCTTTTGCCGAATTCATCGAACAGCGCCTTCTCTTCTTCACTTTGAACCATCGTTGCTAATTGTTCACGTTCGGATTTCACCTTGTCGAGAAGCTCATTCAAAGCACTATTCATCTTGTCAACTTCATCTTTGTTCGTCTCGACAATGATGTTCAGGGCAAGACGCTCAATATCAGATACGTCCCCGTTCATAATTCCGAGAAGAGTTACGCTAGGCATCCACCTGTCATTCATTTCCTTTGCTTTATCACCCATGCCGTTCATGCCAAACATCGCGATTAATCCTGTTGCAACAAGCAGTAACGCTACCGAAATAAAACCCGTTAGCAATTTAAAACGAATGCTGAACCTCATAACTTCACTCCTCTGATGTGTGTCTTAAATATATCGACATTTTGATCATGGGAGTGAATATGCTTTCGACATTTTTCGGGATAATATTGCTTTATTAGACAGGTCGCATACCATTATGCAATAGTCACAAGTGCAAGCTGCTAGAACAGCATAAGATTCAGCTGTCTCACATCCGCTCTCAGCTCGGAAACGTTGTCCAAATACGCAAGAAACACGCGTATAAGAGTCGGATTCCGCTGCTCTGCCCGAGCCTCCTGCCCAAGGAGCGAAACGACCTCCCGCAGTTCTGCGCGAACAGCCTCTGGCTTAGGCAGCTCGTCTATTTTCCCCGCCAGTGCTTGAATAAACTGCACAGCCGTTTCCCGCCGTACCGGCTCATCGCTCGGGTTCAAATGGTTAAAATAGACGTTCGCGCTATCAATAATCGGCTTCGGCTGCTTAGCCGCCATATCGCGGACGACGGCGTCCATCCGGTCCACCAGAAAAGCGGCCAGCTCTGCCATCGGCACGGCTATGACCTTCTGAATGGCATAGGACAAATATTGCAGCAGCATGCCTCGAAAAATGGTGACGACATCCCATATGATAGCGTCAATCTGCTCGCCGTACGCTTCTGTCAGCAGCTCCCGATGCCACGACAGCATAGCCGCTTTTTTATTTTGCCATGCCGTCAAAAATTTATCATTCGCCGTTATCGGCAGCTCTTTAAAGTCGAGCATGAACAAATGGTTCTCCATCGTATAATACAGCTGGAATTCAATTTTCCGGCGAAACTTCTCCTTTGGCGCAAGCCCCTGCTGCGATTGCACACGGTCAAGCTCCGCTTCCTGCTCCAGCAATGAACGGTAGCAGGCGGTAAATACCTCGGTGAATAAATCTTCCTTGGAAGCAAAAAACTTATATATGCTCGCTTTCGCCATGCCGCAAGCTTCAGCAATATCCTGCATGGATGCAGCGCTGTAGCCCTTCTCCCGAAAAAGCGCCAAAGCAGCGTCTAAAATTTTTCCTTTTCGTAATTCCTCCATTTAGATGCCCTCCTCCCCCCTATCTTGACATGAGGAAAGAGCGAGGTCAACGTCTGGAGTTGACACCGAAACTATTTAGTTTTATATTGAACTCATAAGTTTTACTTTACTGGTAAAGGAGGTGCGCTGCCGCTTGTTTCTATTTAAATAGGGATAAAGCTGTGGCCTGCACATGCGCATAGCCGAAGGAATTGAAATGCTGGAATTGACTTTAAGCTTGGGAGACAATCATAGAGTCTTTCATCCCACAGCGATACTGGGTCCGGACTTTTGGGTGCTGGTTGATACCGGCCTGCCAGGTTCTGCTGAAGCGATTCAGCGAATGGTCGTAGAGGAAGGATTTCCCGATGTACCGCCAAGCGCTATTATACTTACTCATCAGGATCTGGATCATATCGGCGGCTTGCCAGGCTTTTTGTCCTCGAGTCGCAAGCTGCCCGTCGTTTACGCCCATCTTGGAGATCAGGCTGCGATTGACGGGAAAGAGCAGCTGCTCAAAGTGCCCCCTGAAAGGATGGCGCAGCTGCTTGAGACCATGCCTGAAACGCAGCGGACAGCATTTGAGCACACTTTTATCCATCCAACCCGTCCGAACGTTAATTTGACGATTGCAGATGGCGATACACTCGACTTCGGCGGCGGGCTTACCGTCATTCATACACCCGGCCATACGCCGGGGCATATTGCTCTCTATCATCAGCCGAGCAAGACGCTTCTCGCGGGGGATGCCATGGTGGTAATCAATGGCCAGCTATCCGGGCCCGTGCCTGCTGCCACGCCAAACATGGCAGAGGCTATCCGTTCCCTCAGCAAGCTTAAAGCGTTTGATATCGAGCAGGTGATTTGCTACCATGGCGGGCTGTTCCAAGGAGACGCGAACAAACGAATTGCTGAGCTGGCTGACCAGCTGTGACCCGTTTTGTAACGGCACTTGTGCTCGCTTTAGCCGGCGGCTATCTGTTCGCAGCACTTCATGTGCCGCTGCCTTGGCTGCTCGGTCCGATGGTATTCGCCTTTCTCGGTTCACGATTTCTGAAAAAGTCATTCAAACCGCAATGGCCCAGTTCCATGCGCAATCTAGCACTGCTTATTATTGGCTATTCAATCGGACTGTCACTTACAGTCGACACGATGAAGGAAATGGGCCATCAGCTGCCGACTATGGTGCTTATGACGGTACTGCTGCTGCTATTTAGCGGGTTAATTGGCATCACGATTGCCAAGCTGTCTGGATTGCTGCTGCCGACCGTCCTAATGGGCTGCATTCCGGGCGGCTTGTCGCAAATGGTTATTTTGGCGGAGGATACGAAGGGCATTGATATTACGGTTGTCACCTTCTTGCAGGTATCGCGGCTCATGATGATTATTTTCTGCGTGCCGCTGCTCGTATTCAGCCCATTATTCGGGAGCGTTCACGATGAGATCGTCGTTGCAGCAGCAGGCTCCGAGTGGGCGCAGTGGGGCGCCTTATTCCCAGGCATTGTGCCGTTTGCCCTCGCTTGTGTGGCGGCGGCGCTGCTGGCGAAAAAGATCAAGATGCCTTCGGCCTATTTGCTCGGCCCGATGATCGCAACCGCACTGCTTCATAACTTTGGCTTAGATGCTCCTCTGCTGCCATCGACCTTATTGAGCGCAGCACAGCTCATGATCGGCACCTATGTCGGACTGCTGCTGCGGCCGGAAAATTTGAAAAATAAAACACGCATCACTCTGCTCGCCATCCTAAGCGGCATCGTCCTCATTGCCGGAGCGTTCGGCATGAGCCTGCTGCTTGCCAAGCTGCATAATCTGTCGCCTGCCACTGCTTTTCTTAGCATGTCCCCTGGCGGCATGGACCAAATGGGCATTATCGCCAAGGAAATTCATGCGGATGTTGCCATCGTCAGCGTCTACCAGCTGTTTCGAACATGGTTCATCTACTTCGCCATCCCTCCCCTGCTGAGGCTGCTTTTCAAGCGAATCGGCAGTGGCAGCGGAACAGGATCAGAAACAGCAGCAGGCTCAAATGGGAAGCAGCCGATGGAAAGCAAGTAAGCAAGGACAGCGGGCTTGAGCGAAGCCGCGCTGTCCTTTTTTATCCGCCACTTATCGTCTTTCGTTAGCTTTCCCCTCCATTTTAGCAAGGAACGCCTCCTCAAGCTCATTCCAGTTTGGCGTCGCTATATGGGCTTGCTGCTTCCAAACGTCGAACGCTTTATGCAAAAGGGCGATTTCCACGAATGAGCTATCTATCATTTTCGCAACGGGAAGACGATGATAAATTTTCAGAAAAAAGTAGACGAGCTGCCTTTTCCGGCGAAAATAATCAACCTGGCTTGCAGGTGTAATCGTATAGCCGATAGCCTCCATTACTTTAAAGCCTTCATCAACGGCTGCAATCATTTGCAGGAGCAGCTTTTTGTCCTTCGCTATCTGTTTAAATTGATTGTCTTGGACATAACTTACGGAGCTCAACACCAGAATAAAGACAATGTGGCTTTTAAGCCATGCATCTATATCCTCATGATAATCGATTTTATATTTGGCATCAGCAAATGCTTTGTCAATTAAATCTTTAAAGGGGAAAGGCCCGTTCAGGCTGCCAAGCACCATTTGACCGCCTCCACGCACGGAGATCATGCGCCCCTTTTCTCTGCGTCCGCCGCTTAGCTGGAAGCCGAAGGCAGCCTTTTTGTCAGGCAAGCTATTCTCCAGCAGCTCTTGCTCCGTCGTACTAGCCGTCGGATTATTGCCGACAAACACGATATGGCTGCTTTTATTTTTCGCCAAAATCGGCAGCACAGATGGAAAATTATTATATTTCATCACAACAAAAATCAGGTCATAGCTGTCATCCGCCGGGAGCGCTTGAATGATCTTCACTTTATCTACGGTCGTTTTACGCTGAAAATAATGGCGAATGACGAGCCCGTGCTCGCTCAGCTCCTCCGCTCTGCTTCCTCTCGCAAGCACCGTGACGTCATTGCCCCCCTGCACTAACACATGGGCCAGATAGCTGCCTAAAACGCCCGCGCCATAAACTAATATTTTCATATTGCCCCCCTCATTCTTCTGAACACTTGTTGCTTTATCAACATTCGTTCAATACAATGATAGTACCAACGACTTGGGTTCGCTTCAATCGCTAAATGGGTCCGAATCGTTGATTAATCAACATATTTGGCTTAGCTGTTTAAAATATTTTTTGGAGGAGGAGTCCTATGGACAGGAGGGTGCTCAAAACGCGGGAAGCGATAATGAAGGCTTTTATTGCGCTTATGGCCGAGAAAAATTTTGAGCAAATAACGATCAACGAAATTGCAGACCGTGCCAATGTAAACCGGGGCACCGTTTATTTGCATTATGTAGACAAATTTGATCTTCTCGATCAATGCATAGAGGTCCATTTAGTCCAATTGCAGCAAAAATGCTTGCCTAACGAGGAAGCAACCTCCTTTACGTCTAAAGAGCTGCTGCTTCAAACCCTTGAATTTTTAGAGGAGCATGCTTTCCTATATTCGACTCTGCTGACGAACAAGAGTATTCCTGCTTTCCGAAGCCGCATGACGGAGTTGATGTTTCAGCAGCTTGGTGAAAACATCGATATGAGTGAGATGAATAAAGACCGGAACAAAGAGGTACTGAAGCAGTTTTTAGTATCGGCTGCGATCGGTGTTCTGGAGTGGTGGATTACCCGTTCCATGCCCTACCCAGCTAAGGAAATGGCCGAAGAGTTATGGGCGCTGCTTGAGCGCAATCAGATGGTGCCGCAGAATATGGAATCGAAATAAGCCAGTGCAGTTCCTCCTTGTAGAGGCACTGCACTGGCTTATTGTTTCTGATCTGAAATGAATTCATTTATTCAAGTGGGCTGCCTAATCAGTTAGATGTCGTATTTAACTTCACCCAGCCATTTCACCATTTTAGGATCATTATGTGAAAAGAACTGGCTCGTTTTCAAGTCTAAAGCAGCAATCCGCTCCATGTCCGCTGTGCTTAGTTCAAAGTCGAAGATATTAAAGTTTTCAATGATTCTTTCCTTGCGAACAGATTTTGGAATGACAACGATTCCTCTTAGGGTCAACCAACGCAAAATAATTTGCGCAACGGATTTATTATGCTTTTCAGCTAGAGACACTAAAGCTTCATTCTGAAAGATGTCGTTTCTTCCTTCGGCAAACGGAGCCCAGGATTCAACCTGAACATGGTTCTCTTGCATAAACGCTGTACTTTCTATTTGCTGGCAGAAGGGATGCGTTTCAACTTGGTTTACTGCCGGAATGATTTCATTGTGAGTCATTAAATCCATCAAACGATCCATCTGAAAATTGCTAACTCCGATAGCCTTGACCTTGCCCTCCCGATACAATTCCTCCATCGCCCGCCAAGCACCGTAAACATCGCCAAATGGCTGATGAATTAAATATAAATCCAAGTAATCCATTTGCAATCGTTCCAGCGATTTGGCGAACGCTTTCTTAGCGCTCTCATAACCGGCATCCTGGATCCAAAGTTTTGTCGTAATAAATATTTCCTCTCTTGGCACGCCGCTTCGCCTGATTGCTCTGCCGACCGCTTCTTCATTTTGATAGGAAGCAGCGGTATCAATTAGGCGATAGCCTGCCATAAGAGCGTCATAAACGGCTTGTTCGCATTCATCTGCCTCCTTGATTTGAAACACTCCAAAGCCGAGTATAGGCATCTCAACACCATTGTTCAAAATAACTTTTTGCATATGAATTCCTCCTGCTTGTTTATATTAGGATGCAAGCCGCTCCCCATCCCCCTCTATACTTTGAATAACCATTTTCCTTAGAGGTTTAAGTTCATTATGCGCTAAATCTTCAAGAGGGCGATATCTCATTAATCTCTAATGATTGCCTAATCCTCTCATTGCTAAGTAACGTTGCTATCCGAGCCGGACATGAAAGCCCATCCCCAAACCGCCGAATAGCTGCTTAAATTTTCAACAGACAAGCAAGTTAGCTGAAAGTTGAACATACAAATGTTTTAATACTCCAGCCAAGAGGGCCATTTGTTGGACAATATATAAATCATAGAGAAGCGTTAGGCTGGCTAGCTGGATGAAGGAGGCCGTGCATGAACAGCAATCCGCAAATTCGAAAATGGTACCCCTTTGTCGGGCCGCATGATCCGTGCGAGCCGATGATTGTGCGGACGTATGTCGTTCCGCCGAACCAGTACATTCCTTTTCAGCCGATGAACCTTCCGCAATTTTCGCTAGAAGAGGCGCTGCGGCTTGGAACGCTATGGCCTGCCTTATACAGCCCGTACGCATCCAAATGTGGAGGGGGGAGCTATTAGCCATGAGTGAGCAGCCAATGGTGTGCGATGAAGCCTATTATGCCAAGCTTTTGGAGCTGCAGCAGCTGGATTTTGGCCTGCTTGAGCTGAACCTCTATCTCGACACCCATCCGCATGACCATCATGCCCTGCAGCAATTCAATTATTTGGCCCAGCAGCGCATGCAGTGCGCCCAGCAGTTCGAAATGAAGTATGGTCCGCTGATGAACTATGGACACAGCTTCTCGGGTTATCCTTTTCAATGGCCGAATACGCCTTGGCCTTGGCAGGTGTAGCAGGCCTGACAGACAGTCAGCATGAAGCACAGCGGGCTGCCGCTGCTGACATCTGCGCAGCTCTCTAGAAAGCGGCAGCTTAGCATGTTGGAGGTGACAATGGCATGTGGGTTTATGAGAAAAAGCTCCAGTACCCTGTTCGGGTTAGCAAATGCGATCCTCGAATGGCGCGTTATCTCGCCGAACAATACGGCGGCGCGGACGGCGAGCTGGCGGCGGCACTTCGTTATTTGAATCAACGCTATACGATTCCAAGCAAGGTCATTGGCTTGCTAACGGATATCGGCACAGAGGAATTTGCGCATTTAGAGATGATTGCTACAATGATCTATAAACTGACCAAGGATGCCACTCCTGAGCAGCTTGAAGAGGCTGGGCTGGGGCCGCATTATGCGAGCCATGACAGCGCGCTGTTTTACAACAATGCCTCGGGCGTTCCTTTCACAGCCGCCTACATACAGGCCAAGGGCGATCCGCTTGCGGATTTATACGAGGATATTGCGGCTGAGGAGAAGGCGCGGGCCACCTATCAGTGGCTCATCGATATGACCGACGACGTCGATTTGCAGGACAGCCTGAAGTTTTTACGCGAGCGGGAAATTGTCCATGCGCTGCGCTTCAAGGAAGCGGTCGAAATTATTAAGGAGGATCGGGATCAGAAGAAGGTTTATTGAGGAAGGGACAAAAAAGGAGTAAGGCAGCCATCTTCTGTTGGCTGCTTTGCTCCTTTTTTTTAATTCAGATTTGTCGAAATGCCCGGTCCGTCTCTCTCTAAATGACATTTCCCCTTATAATGCTTAATTACGGCTATCGGCCCAGAGGAATTGGCACATCACCCCTAGAGCTGTTAGCGGGATCGTCTGCATCATCAATTTCCCCACTTGCGTTGCTATTTGTTCCGTCCTGCCATTCAACCTGTAAATATCATGTTACCAGTGATTCCTCTTATCAAATTTGATATGATAGGGAAGAATCAGATATGAAACGAGTTCTAATAAGTTCAAAGCCCGCTTTCATTTGTTTATAAAGGAGGATGTTAGGATGGGAAACGAAATCGAAAATCTATATTCAAGCGTAAATCGATTTGCGATAACGGACGGCATCAACCGAACCATTGTCCCCTACCTTGAGATTCATAGTTATCGCGAGCAGGATATTATCATACCCGATACGCCAAATCCGTTTATCTATCTAGTTGTAAACGGTACTATGCGCCTCCACTTTGCTACTGGGGTATCCGATTACGCTCCCGGACAATATCTTATATCCGCCATAGACAGTCCCAAATCCGGAATGGCTTTGTCTGCTTCACAGTCTTCACCATTCCTTGCTCTATATATCGAATTTTCTGTAGATGATATCGTGTCCGTCATGCTGGATATGGAAGCTGATTTTATGGGGAAAATATTCGAGAAAGAAATGGCGTCAAAAATCCAGCCCCATGATGACTATAAACTTCTGGATGTCATAATGCGCCTTCTAAACATAAATGAAAAACCAGATGAAATGGCATTTATGACCAAACATTTAAAGCGTGAAATCATCTTAAATCTAATTACCGGCCCTTATGGAAAAACGTTTGCCCAAAGTATCGTCAAAATCCAGCAGGCAGGCGATATTTATTATACAAATAGCTGGATTAAGCAGCATTATAAAGATACGTTTACCGTAGAAGATCTCGCCGAACAAAGCAATATGAGCGTATCCAGCTTTCATCAAAAATTCAAGAGCGCCGTGGGCATGGGGCCGCTGCAATGTCAAAAAAAGCTCCGGCTGATGGAAGCACGGCAATTAATGCTGGATAAGACTTTAAATGTAACGGATGCGGCAATGGAAGTCGGGTACGAAAGCTTGTCCCATTTCAACAGAGATTATCGGCGACTGTTTGGTCTGTCACCACAGAAAGACATTCAAGAAATACGCAATTGTTTATACACAAAAGCACAATTCGACTAAAGGTCAAATTGTGCTTTTTATTATTTTCGCCCCATTACTTAGACATGCTTATTACGGCACGGAATTTCGTCTTTGCAGACATCATTTTTTCATAAGCTTCTTGAGCGCGTTCCAAAGGAAAAACTTCAATCATAGGCCGTACATCGGTCAGTATGCTAAATTGAATGGTTGCTTCAAGCTCCTTCGCTTGTCCGGTAAACGTGCCTCGAACCGTGTTTGGACCTTTCAGAAAATCCATCGCAGACCATTCCAGAGGCTCGTCTGAAACGGCAGCAATAATAAGTTCACCGCCCGTACCCAAGCCGCCAACCAAGGAAGCGATCACTTTTGCGTTAGGCGCTGTAGCGACAATGACTTTTGCGCCTCCTAATGCTTTCAAGGCTTCAGCCGGATCTTCCTTATCAGCATCGATATAGTGATGCGCCCCAAGCTCAAGTGCCAATTCCTCTTTATCCTGGCCGCGAGAAATCGCAACCGTCTGGAAGCCTGCTTTTTTTGCGTACTGTACTGCAAGATGGCCAAGCCCGCCAATGCCGGAAATCGCTACAAGGTCACCCAGGCGCGCCGCGCTGTTCCGCAATGCACTGAACACGGTTTCTCCAGCGCACAACAGCGGCGCCGCTTCTTCTGGTGAAATTTCCTCCGGAATAACAATGAGAGCATCTTCAAAAGCAACCATATATTCAGCGTATCCGCCATCCATCGTAAGGGCTGTCACATGATTATGCCCTCCATTCCATCCGATACCAACGCGCTGTCCAATTTTCCATTTTGTTGAGCCCGGTGCTAATTTCTCTACGATACCGACAACTTCGTGGCCTGGAATCCGCGGATACTGTGAGGATGCGCCTTCGATTACCTTCGCTTCCCCGTGACATACTCCGCATGCTTCAACACGAAGAAGCACTTGTCCTTCTCCGGGCTGCGGCACAGGAATTTCAACCAGCTTCATTGGCTCTCCCTTGGCGGGAACTTGTATGGCTTTCATCATATTCATATATATTGCCTCCTATAGTTTTGTTTCATGCTTGCTCTACATCATTATTTTTGCAAAAATCACAGCAGGAGGCTTGCTCATTTCTACGAATTGTTTGCCCGATTCTACATGCTTAACAAACTCAAAGCGTGAATCGTTTTAGGCTTTATGCAGTAGTAACGACGGAGGCTCTAACCATTCAAAAAAATCGAAAAACTCACTCCTTATACTTGAAGCTTTCGTTGTTGCAAAACATGATTTGGAAGGACGCAAGAAAATTCTGCTTGCATTAGACATAGAAAATCCTGAGTTACATTCCAAATTAGAATCGATAATTGCTCAAACAGCTGAAGACATTCTACGGGCTAATAAATATGATTTGCACTGGCTGGATGTAAGGAACATTTCCGAAACTAGAGCGTGTATGCACACGCAAGCGAGCTGGTTTCCGATAAAAACCAGCGTTCAAACGTCTTCCCTCTGCTGCCGGGAATAGCACAACTTATAAATATGAAAAATGTGAACCTACGTACCAAAAGTCTGCTTCATGCTCTTCGTTTCTGGGGCTTGCTTCCTGCACAAAGACATTTAGACAGACTTGGCGGACACAGAAACCGCTATTTTAATCGAATCATGGGCTACGACAGAGGCTGCGGACTCAGGGGCCGCTAATGCGCTGCACATCGTCATTTTGAGAGGATTATTAAGGCAATAGCGGATCTCCTGTCCGCTTAATGCCCGAAAGGGAATCAAAAGCCAGATTAACGGAAACTCAGTCCGCCAAAAAAGGAATTCGCTTCCAAAACTGCGCGTTCTCAGCCACAGTGCTCACTGCAACTGTGCTCTCAGCAACATTTGCATGCTGTGGTTCCTTAAGCCTTGAATGGTCCGAAGAGCTTTGCCTCGAATAATCACTTAACAAGGAGCAGCAGAAGGGCTCCCGTTTGCATACACACCCTAGAGCAAAAGAAAAAGGCCGGAGGTTCACCTCCGGCCTTAAGGAAAAAGCTTATTTGTTTAAGCGTACAGCGGTGTTACTTAATTACAACGTACTCCAGGTTCACAAGTTTAGCATAAGTCACGATTTGGTCTGTCGTCAGGTTCAAGGAAACGACAGTATGATGGCCGCCGCCATTCTCAATCCAAGCTTTTACGCCATCCTGGAAGTTCGGCTTAACCGTCCACAGCACACGAGCTACAGGGAGCTTAGGAGCTGGAACCGTTGGCTCGAATGCGGAAACCTCGTTGATTAACAGCTTGTAATGGGTGCCGAAATCCGCCATGGAGACGACGACGCCTTCGCCAGCTTTGCCGTCGAATATGAGACGCGCTGGATCCTCGCGATCGCCAATACCCAATGGGGAAACGATGATGGTTGGTTTGTTGCTGGCCAAAGTCGGATCTACTTCGAGCATATGAGATTGCAGAATGGCTTCTTGCCCAGCTGCCATTTCATACGTGTAATCTTCCATAAAGCCTGTATTTTGGTTATGGCTCATCACTTTCAGCAAGCGATCAAGCGCAGCCGTCTTCCAGTCGCCTTCACCGGCAAAGCCGTAGCCTTGCGCCATCAGGCGTTGGACAGCCAGACCCGGAAGCTGCTTCATCCCATGCAAATCCTCGAAGTTCGTAGTGAAGGCATTGTAGCCTTTCTCTTCAAAGAAACGTTTCATCGCGATTTCATAGCTCGCTTGTACTCTTACGCTAGCTTCCCAAGACTCTTTGCTGCTCGTGCCATAATCAAATGTATATAGCTCCGCATACAGCCCCATCAGATCGTCGATTTCTTGCTCTGTAACAGCATTCACGTATTGTACGAGGTCGCCGATACCGTAATAATCTACCGTCCAACCGAATTGAATTTGGGCTTCGACTTTATCTCCATCCGTAACGCCGACGTTGCGCATATTGTCGCCAAAACGAGCAACCTTGATATTAAAGCTTTCGTTATAGGC from the Paenibacillus sp. BIHB 4019 genome contains:
- a CDS encoding AraC family transcriptional regulator, which produces MSANMQRPSMGLLHLQEGEKNFQLARYAPSEDIAFFVKHFWIVSWDLTEQKQYLQEVVPNPCVNLIIQQGRSGIFGAAKQKYSYLVEGKGCVFGAKFRPGGFYPFMQQPVSSLADHPLGIHDIFDIDGPAMEKLLLSLEAETAMVELAERFIKPKLPEQDESVTLINQMVDWIMAERSVTKVDQLCEAFHMNKRTLQRLFDQYVGVTPKWVIQLYRLQNAAETLDRSPSHDWTQLSLELGYHDQSHFIKDFKAVVGVTPQEYVRK
- a CDS encoding AbrB family transcriptional regulator; translation: MTRFVTALVLALAGGYLFAALHVPLPWLLGPMVFAFLGSRFLKKSFKPQWPSSMRNLALLIIGYSIGLSLTVDTMKEMGHQLPTMVLMTVLLLLFSGLIGITIAKLSGLLLPTVLMGCIPGGLSQMVILAEDTKGIDITVVTFLQVSRLMMIIFCVPLLVFSPLFGSVHDEIVVAAAGSEWAQWGALFPGIVPFALACVAAALLAKKIKMPSAYLLGPMIATALLHNFGLDAPLLPSTLLSAAQLMIGTYVGLLLRPENLKNKTRITLLAILSGIVLIAGAFGMSLLLAKLHNLSPATAFLSMSPGGMDQMGIIAKEIHADVAIVSVYQLFRTWFIYFAIPPLLRLLFKRIGSGSGTGSETAAGSNGKQPMESK
- a CDS encoding MBL fold metallo-hydrolase produces the protein MLELTLSLGDNHRVFHPTAILGPDFWVLVDTGLPGSAEAIQRMVVEEGFPDVPPSAIILTHQDLDHIGGLPGFLSSSRKLPVVYAHLGDQAAIDGKEQLLKVPPERMAQLLETMPETQRTAFEHTFIHPTRPNVNLTIADGDTLDFGGGLTVIHTPGHTPGHIALYHQPSKTLLAGDAMVVINGQLSGPVPAATPNMAEAIRSLSKLKAFDIEQVICYHGGLFQGDANKRIAELADQL
- a CDS encoding TetR/AcrR family transcriptional regulator yields the protein MEELRKGKILDAALALFREKGYSAASMQDIAEACGMAKASIYKFFASKEDLFTEVFTACYRSLLEQEAELDRVQSQQGLAPKEKFRRKIEFQLYYTMENHLFMLDFKELPITANDKFLTAWQNKKAAMLSWHRELLTEAYGEQIDAIIWDVVTIFRGMLLQYLSYAIQKVIAVPMAELAAFLVDRMDAVVRDMAAKQPKPIIDSANVYFNHLNPSDEPVRRETAVQFIQALAGKIDELPKPEAVRAELREVVSLLGQEARAEQRNPTLIRVFLAYLDNVSELRADVRQLNLMLF
- a CDS encoding methyl-accepting chemotaxis protein, whose protein sequence is MRFSIRFKLLTGFISVALLLVATGLIAMFGMNGMGDKAKEMNDRWMPSVTLLGIMNGDVSDIERLALNIIVETNKDEVDKMNSALNELLDKVKSEREQLATMVQSEEEKALFDEFGKSLDLYLAKMPEFIAYGKENNFERASELHATAYPLWYTANDNITKMINLGIEGSKSAADQSVDLAMTSTNTIIAVVILAVILALAIAVLIAQMVSRSVQKVSRAAEQIAQGDLTGETIVIKNRDEIGDLAKSFNAMTHSLREVIHSVSMTSSLVAASSEELMASADQNSKASEQISETVEELAVGTSEQVEMVKRSSQAIDEMSIGVEQIALRAQSVSTSALDAATQSSEGNRTIQQAVVQMDSIQRSISSLAELVTGLGERSDEIGKITDVITAIATQTNLLALNAAIEAARAGDHGRGFAVVADEVRKLAEQSSASAMQITGLVSVIQKDTINAVQAVTMNKQEVSQGIAVVTNAGEAFEQILDAVNKVAGEIQEVSASAEQMAASTDEVVGFVKQISHIAEEASGGAHNVSAATQEQLASMEEIASSAASLSSMAEELQDKISRFKV